A window of Streptomyces sp. NBC_01241 genomic DNA:
GCTCGACTGGCGCCTGGTAGACGGAGCCGGATCACCGAGAACCTGCTCCTGAGAGCGGGAGCAGACTGATTGCTGGCGGGGCTGGTGCCTGGCGCGGGGGCGCGGCAGGTTGAGTGACGGGGGTGCGGGGATGTCGGGGTCGGAACGTAGGGGTCGGTCGCGTGGTGAGTTGATCCGGCAGCGTACGCGGGCGCAGTTTGTGGGGCGTCGGGCGCAGTTGTCGTTGTTTGCGGAGAATTGGTTGAAGGATCCGGAGTCCGAGGAGGATCCGGCGGAGTTTTTGTTTCATGTGCGTGGGGTGGGTGGGGTGGGGAAGTCCACGCTGCTGCGGCAGTGGCAGGGGGCGGCCCGGCGGGCGGATCACGCGAAGGCAGGACCATGGTGGGGCTGACCGCGTATGCCGGTGCGAAGCCAGCGACCGCGGGAACGGTTCTGGTCGCAACCGCGTTGAAGTCGGCGGGCGACCGTGATCGTGGTGGCCCGGGTCGGAGGGGGAGTGCCTGTGCACACCAGCACGGTGCCGGACAACCCGGCGCAGCGGCGCGTCGAGGAAGTCCTGGCGGAGTTGACGGGATCGGGCGTGGAGGCCGGGGTGCAGGTGGCGGCCTGGTGCGACGGCGAGTTGGTGGTCGACGCGTGGGCGGGGACGGCCGACGTCGCCGAGGGGCGGCCGATGGGGCCGGACACCTTGGTGCCGGCCTGGTCGACTGGCAAGGGCGTGGCGGCGGCCCTGGTCGCGATACTGGTGGACCAGGGGGTGCTGGCGTACGACGCGCCGGTGGCGCGGCACTGGCCGCGGTTCGGCGCGGCGGGGAAGGAGCGGATCACCCTGGGGCAGGTGCTCGGTCATATGGCCGGGTTGCCCCAGCTGCCGGCGGATGTGACCCCGGAGCGGTTGCTCGACCTGCCGGCCATGGCCGACTGGATCGCCGGGCAGCGGCCGCGGTGGGAGCCCGGTAGCGCGTTCGGTTACCACGCCTGGACTTACGGGGTGCTGCTGGCCGAGATTCTGCGCCGCGCTACCGGCCGGACCTGCGACCAGCTGCTGCGCGAAGAGCTGGCCGGTCCGCTCGGGATCGGTGACGAGTTGCTCTTCCACGTCCCTGAGCACCTGGCGTCGCGGGTGGCCACCTGTTACGACGGCGGCTGGGCGGCTCGGCTGGAGCGGATGCCACCCGAGGCGCCGTTCTTCGATTGCGTTCCCCACGGGGTGCTGCCGGTGGCGGAGTTGGGTAACCGCGACGATTTCCGGCGTACGGCACTGCCTGCAAACGGGATCATGACCGCGCGCGGGGCCGCCCGTCTGTACGCGGTGCTGGCCTGCGGCGGTGAGCTGGAGGGTGTACGGCTGCTGTCGGCGGCGACCTTGAAGGAGGCGACCACGGGGTGGGTGAGCGGGGTGGACAGGATGATGGGCACCACCTGCACGATGGGTGGCGGCTTCGTGATCGGGGACAGCGGAGCGAAGCCGGTGCGCCCGGCGGGCGGCTTCGGCCACAGCGGGTCGGGCGGCAGCACGGCCTTCGCCGACCCGGCGCATCGGTTCTCCTTCGCTCTGGTCAAGAACCGGATGACCACGCCCGGCCTGGACGCGCGGCTGACAAGCGAGATCCGTACGGCGCTCGGCATCGCGAGCAACTGAGTACCCGCAGGCAGCAGGAACCACGAGATCGTCGCCGGCTCTCGCACGTCTACAACGGCCCGACGATGCTGACCGGGCGCTGGTGGCCGCGCTGGGCGAGCTCGAAGCCGATCCTGTCGGTACCTCGCCGGGAAGGTTCGGGTTCGATGAACCGGAGCTCGCTCTCCACCAGGCGGAAGCCGATCTCGTTCTCGGACGTCATCAACAGGCCCGTACCCGTGCCGAAGCGTCCGCAGCAGCGTGCCCGAACGGTACGGGCGGCTGGGCGGCTGGGCGGCTGCCACCCTCGTCCTCGCACAGAGCGAAGCTCTCGGCCAGCCCCAGTACGCCGTCCAACGCGCCCTTCACGTTTTCGACCACGTCCCCGCTGCCCGGCTCCGCTCCACAACCCGCACCCGCCTCCACAAACTTGCCACAGCGCTCCCCGCCGGACACGCAGCCGACCTCACCGAACGGCTCGGTACTCTCCCCGTAGCCATCGACCACCACGGACACGCCCTCTGAGTCCCTCAGCGACGTTCAGCTCGGCATATCCGCTTTGTGCCCATCCGCGTGTTCGGCAAGAGAGTCGAGCGCGCCGGCGGTGAGCTCTCGATGACGACGGCAACGACGAGTGAGCCCGGCTCAGCGCTCCAGGTCGCCAGGCATGGTGCTCAGCCCGGCACGAGCCGACGGAAGCGGCGGAGTGGCAGTCATCCGACGGGCCAAGCCAACGAGGTGCTGACGCAGGTCAGTATGCTCGTCGGCCGTGGAGCCGAGGATCAGTCGGGTGATCTGGGGAAAAGCGGAGGGCAGTACAGCAATCCCGATGAGAGCCAAAAGGGTGCCTGCAGCGCGATCGTCCGGCTTCGTACCCAGCGCTGCGGCCAGTGAGCCCTTTCCAATCTGACGGCGGCACTGTCGAGACGGGCAGCTGTACAACGCGAAGAAGCTCCTGGTAGACGGGTTCACGACCAAGATCACCCGTGTCCGCCAGGAGCTTCGCGTGCTTGTCTACCCGTCGTCGATCGATCTGTCCAGCCACACCCTGCGCTATCTGACAGGACAACTCCGTGCCCGGCAGCGCGAGATCGGAACGCGGTGGCGACGGTTGCCGGTGGGCCGGCAGGCCCTGCTCGCCCTGGCCCACTTGAGGTGCGGTGACACCTACGCCCAGCTCGCGGCCGGGTTCCGCATTGGTGTCGCAACGGCCTATCGCTACATACGCGAAGCCGTCGCCGTCCTGGCCGCCCTCGCCCCGACCCTGGCCGAAGCGATGAAGACCATGCAGACGAAGGCGTTCGTGATCCTGGACGGCACCCTGCTACCTATCGACCGGATTGCCGCAGACACCCCGTACTACTCCGGGAAGCATAAACGCCACGGCATGAACGTCCAGGTCCTCACCGACCCGTTCGCACGCCTGTTGTGGGCCTCGCCCGCACTACCGGGCTCGACCCACGACCTGACCGCCGCACGTACTCACGGCATCATCGATGCCCTCGTCGACGCGGACGTGAAGTGCTGGGCGGACAAGGCATACCAAGGCGCCGGCCGCCCGGTCCGGGTCCCGTTCCGCGGCCGACGGCTCAAGCGGTGGAAGCGACGGCACAACAGCACCCACGCCAGGATCCGCTGCCTCGGCGAGCAAGCCATGGCCACCCTGAAGAGCTGGCGCCTCCTGCGCAAACTCCGCTGCAGTACCAACCGGATCAACGACATCGTGAAGGCCATCGTCGCCCTTCATCACGCCTCAACCTGAGGTTGGAAAAGGCTCACTGCTTGGTGCCGAAGTGGTGGATCTCGGCGATCGCGTCCCAGGCCCGCCGCCCGGGCCTGAAGCCATAGGAAACCGGCGTGAAGTCGGTCTCGAAGATCGGCTCCAGTACGAGTTTCAGCGCGGCCTGCACGATCCGGTCCGCCACCGTCGGAATCCCGAGGGCGCGGACGTTCCCCGACCCGCCCGGCTTGGGGATCTTGCGTTCCCTGACCGGGAGAGGCCGGAACGAGCCGCCCTTGAGGGCGATACGTAGATCGTGCAGGAACCCGGGCACCCCGGTGTACTCCTCAATGTCGGCGACGGTCAGGCCGTCGACGCCGGAAGTGCGGGAGCCCTTGTTGCCCGCGACCCGCTCGAACGCCACGATCAGCGTCGCCGGGTCGTGCACGAGGTTGAACAGGTCGTCGAACCGGCGGCCGGGATCGGCCGCCGCCCAACGGTGCAGCTTGGCCTGCATCTCCGATACCCGCTGTCGGGGACCGACGGTCCCGGTGGGCGGAGCGCTGCCGTTCGGCGGCGCGTCTTTCGGCATTGCAGCCTCCTTGTTGCTCGTCTTCCGCTGCCGCCCTTCCCCATGTGGCCGGCTTTCCCGGCCTCGGAGTACTACGGCGGCTCCGCCCCGTCCCCGGCCGATCGGCGGTCGATGCGCCCAGCCCCCGCCGCCGCGCTGGAGGCACGGGCGGAGGCGAGGCCGGGGACGGTTCCCACGTTCACCGTGATTCGCTGGATGGAGGAGGAGCCCGGCTGTGCCCCAGCGGCATCGCCACGAGTACGCCGTAGACCTTCCTCATGACCTCCCACTCCGTTTAGGGATACTTCGTGGGAGTTCTCCCGTTTTCGGTACTTCCTCCGCACGGAGGATGCCCGTCAACGCGATACGCACCGCGTCCGGCCCAGATCCGCCAGGTTCGAGCCGGTGTCCAAGTTGAAGGACGTAACAACGCCGGTTCCTCGCGTACTCCTCTCCATCTCGCCGACCGGACCCACACCATCTGGCAGTGCTGGCACGTCCCGGCCGTGTCGGGGCTGCTTGCCGCCCTTCCCGGCATCACCCGGATCAGGCTGCCCCCAGCTTCAATCCACCTGCTACGACAGGCAGATGACGGTGGTCTTTCACCTCCGTACGAATCACAGCGCCTCGTGGCGCAACCCTCTGAAGTGGACAGCCTGGTACTCACCCCGTGAGTTCTACCGGCGGCAGAATCGGTGGTATGGGCAAACCGACGAGCATCAAGACCAGCGAGGAAGTGCGCGACCGGCTCCGGGTTCTCGCCGCGGAGCGCGGCACGACCATCACCGAGCTGTTGGAGGAGCTCGCCGGCTGCGAGCTCACGGAAGCCGAGCGTGAGCAGCGTGCTGTCGAGGCTGCCCGTGAGCTCGGTATCGAGTACACCGAGCACGTCCAGCAGGCCGGGCAGGACGCCTGGGCGAGGATCCGCGCTCATCAGGGCGGCGCCGCCGCGTGAACCTGACGGTCGTCCTGGACCACACCGCTCTGATCGCGCTGTACCGGGCGGATCCCTTCCTCACCGGCCTGTGCATCGAAGCCTCCCGCGGTACCGGCCGCGTCATCGTCCCGTCGCTGTCGGTCCTGCTGCGGAGCAGCAGGACGCGGGTGCGGGCCAGCACGCGGCGGTTTCGCGGAGAACGTTCCGTTCACCACCGGGCACGCAGGACCACAAGCCAACAAGGACCTGACCAGGACTCGCGAAGGTGAGATCGGGTGAAGGGCAGCCTGGGGGCGGGGGACTCCGCCCCCAGACGTGTCGTTCGAGGCATCTCTCTTCGATACAACGGTGTTAGGCAAATCGTCATTGTTGAGCAGTGCGGCTATGCACGCCAGCTACCCGTGCTTCGTCCGGTGCCCTCCTCTCCAGCTCAGGTGTGTTCTCGTCCTCTTCGCGGCTCACCTTCTGGGTGTTGCGCTCGGTCGCTACCCTCAGCTCATTGAGTGCGTGTACCACAGGGATGCAGGCCTGAATGAGTTCCGCCACCGCCTTCGGGACACGGGCGGCAGCGCCGATGATGATCACGATTCCGCCGATCACGGCCAGAATGGTCGTCAGCGCCATCACTTCCTCCGGAAGTTAAGGCCAGGCCGGGTGCCTGGCACGATGAGGATCCGCAAGCTGGGTACGGACGAGCCACTCCGGATTGGCTGGAACAAGGGAATCCGTGCTGGTGGGCGGGCTACGGTGAGTTTTCCGGTCCGGATCCGGACCGGAGAAACGGGGAAGGCACATGGCTGGAACGCGGAGAGTTGAAGGGGCACGCAAGTGGTTCGGGGACAGGCTGAAGGAGCTGCGAACCGTCTCGGGGCTGGATCAGGAAGCGGCCGCGAGAAGGGCGAACGACAGGGCTAGGTCGGCGCGGCCCGTCTCCCCCGGCAAGCCAGTGAAACAGCTCACCGCTAAGGGGATCAGTTCATGGGAGCTTGGCGATCATCTGCCGCGGTCGGAAGCGGCGGGGAGGCTGGTTCAGGTGCTGATCGAACGTGCACGGGCTCGGGGCGTTCGTCCGGATGATCAGAACCTGACCCCTGGACTGCTGGACGAGAACAAGTGGGAAGCCTGGTGGAATGCCGCCCAAGCCCAGCCACAGCCGACCGCCAGTGCCGGCAGTAAGTCGAAGTCATCGCCTACGGCCCTGCCTCCGGACGTCTTACGCGCGGCTGCTGAGACGGACGCTCCCGCGGGCCTGAATAACCTCCCCTTCCGAACAGATCACTTCGTCGGGCGTGCCGCTGAACAGGAACAACTCGACTCGGCATTAAGCACCACCAGCGCGGCGCAAGTCGTGTTCGGGTTGGGCGGCGTCGGCAAGAGCACCTTGGCTGCGCACTGGGCTGCCACCCGCCCCCACGGCTGTACTCCCGTTCGTTGGATCACCGCTGACAGCCCCGCTAACATCCGGCAGGGTCTGGTAGACCTCGCCACCGCTCTCCAGCCGGCCCTGGTGTCTGCTCCGACCGCAGAGGTGCTCGCCGAGTTCGCCTTGCAGTGGCTCGCCAGCCACCGAGACTGGCTGCTGGTACTGGACAACGTCGAGGATCCCGCTGACATCGCCCCGCTGCTGGCCCGCGCCCCTGGCGGCCGGTTCCTCATTACCACCCGGCGCTCCAGCGGCTGGCGTGGCATGACAATGCCCATGTGCCTCGGCGTACTCGCTCCGACCGAATCCCGCAGCCTGCTCGCCACCGGGACCCATGGCGAAGGGGATCCGGATGCGGACGGCGTGCAAGAACTCTGCGATGAACTGGGGCATTTGCCACTGGCCATCGAACAGGCTGGTGCCTACATCACCGAAGCCGGCCTCACCCCGCGCGCCTATCTGGACCTGCTTGCCAACCTCCCGGCGGACATGTATCGCCGAGGGGAAGAAGGCCGCGCTGTTGATCAGACCATCGCCCGTATCTGGCACATCACCCTTGAGCACCTCACCGACACGCCCCTCGCAGGACATGTCCTACGCACGCTGGCCTGGTACGCCCCCGACCGGATCCCCCGCACTCTGCTCGAATCCCTGGGAGAGCAGCCCGCCGTGCATGACGCCGTGCGGCGTCTTGCCGCCTACAGCATGATCACCGCAGCCCCGGACACGGTGACCGTGCACCGGCTCGTCCAGGCCGTCGCCCGCACTCCCGATCCCAGTGATCCCCACCGCCATCCGCACGACATCAGCCGAGCCCTCAGCGACGCCACCGCTGGTCTGGTCTCAAGAAGTTTGGATAACGGAGACGACCCGACTTCCTGGCCCGCCTGGCGGGAGCTCGTTCCTCACATCGACGCCATCGTCGACCACGCTCCGCCGGGCACCGATACTGAGCGCACTGCGCTCGTACTCAACCAGACCGCACTCTTCCTTGCAGAACAAGGCCTTATCGCCCGTTCCACTGCATACCGTCAACGGGCCCTTGCAGCCAGGGAACGTATCTTTCCTGCTGACCACCCACACATCCTGACCTCGCGGCACAACCTCGCCTGCGCGTTCCACGCTGCAGGTGACCTGGAGAAGGCGATCCCCCTCTACAAGTCAACTCTGGAGGCGCGGGAGCGGGTGCTCCCTGTCGACCACCAGCACACGCTGGTCTCTCGGAACAACCTCGCCTGTTGCTACCACGATGAAGGCGACCTGGAGAAGGCGATCCCCCTCTACGAGCAGATCTTGCAAACCCAGGAGCGGGTGCTTTCCAACGCCCACATCGACACGCTGACTTCGCGGCACAACCTCGCCTGTTGCTACCACGATGCAGGTGACCCGGGAAAGGCGATCCTCCTCTGCGAGCAGGGCCTGAAGGATGCGGAACAGGCCCTTCCCATCGACCACCCTCTCACTCTGACTTTGCACAGAAGCCTGGCCGACGTGTACCGCTCTAAAGGTGATCTGGAGAAGGCAATCCACCACTACAAACAGGCTCTGGCTGGCCGAGAGCGAGTTCTTCGCGCAGGCCACAGCCACACGCTGGCCTCGCGGAAAGCCCTGGCTGACGCGCACCACGCTGCAGGCAACCTGAAGGAGGCGATCCCCCTCTACGAGCAGAACCTGGCCGATGTGGAGCGGTTCCTTCCCGTCGACCACCCGGTCGGGACTCAGTTGAGATTCACACTTGCTGGTGTATACGAGGAGGCAAACAACCCGGAGCGGGCACTTGCCTTATACGAGCGTGCCTTTGCGGATGCTCAGAAGTTCCTCTCGGACAACCATCCCGACGCACAACGGGAGGCACTCGACGGCAATCCGGACTGAGTGAGCCCTTTTGGGTGCTGACCGCGACGTGCCGTGGCGTCGGCGGGAGGGTAGTTCTCATCGCGCTGCCGGCGGCGGTCAGGTGCGGTCGGCCGCCATGACGCGCAGGATGTCGTCGGTGAGCTGCTGAGGGTGGGCGGTCCTCAAAGTCGTCCCCAGGGTCTCCCAGGCGTTGTAGACCGTGGAGCCGTCGGACAGCTTCCGGCCGTCCGACTCTCTGATGACCGACCTTTCCGAGTCACCGCGGTGGAAGTTGTACTCCTCGTCGCCGCTGACCATCGTGACGTCGCAGCCGCACCCGAAGCCGTCGTCGGGATCGTCCTCGTACGCCCCGTCCTCGTGACGGGTGTTCAGCCTCACTGCTCCGTCGTGCTGCTCGGTGAGCAGGGCCGCCACGGCCTTCACGGTCTGGTGGGCGTCGGCGGGCATGGGAGCGGAGCTGGGGGCGGCGTGCAGGGCGCGCACGGTGGTGGAGGCGTGCCGGTCGGCCAGGCTGTGGATCGTGTCGGATACCGACCGCAGGGTCTCCAGGGCGTCGCTCAGGTTCGCCGGCTGCCCGGCGCCGGCCGGGGCGGGCAGTTCGGCCTCGCCGCGCTCGACGATCCGGCCGACCGCGCACGCGAGTTCCTGGAGGGCGTCGGCGCTGTACTGGAGCTGAACGAAGAGCGCCGAGGCGACCGTCGCGGCATCCTGCGGGGTGTAGAGGGACCAGGGGCCCGACAGGGCCTGGACCGAGACCCCGGTGGTCTCCGCTGCCGCACAGGCCAAATCCATCGAGTCCTCGGGGTCGTGCGCGGTTACGGTGCGCACCTGCGAGACGAAGTCGTTGCATTGGTCGGCGGCCTGCTCGTACAGGGCGTCCCAGGGGGTGTTGTCGTCGAGGCCGGCCGTCGGGGCCTGGTTGATGAGCATGCCCCCGATCCTTCCAGACCCCGACGCAGGGCGGCCGCGCGAAAAGACGGCTGGCCTCTGTCCGCAGGGCCAACCCGGTGGCCTGCCCGCATGACTGATGACGCACAGCAGGCGGCCCAAACGTGCGACGCTGACCGCCGACAGTGACGTTGATCCTCCCCCAACAGGCGCGACACTCCAGACGACTTGGCGGGGTTTCTTGGCCGGGACATCGGAAGGCCGGGACGTCGGAAGATCGAGGACCACGCGACGGCGTGCCGCTCGGCCGCACAGTTCCCCGTCACCAGCAACACGGTGATGAGGAACCGCTGTATCCGGGGAAGGGGAGAAGCTGGCCGCTATCGGATCAGGCCGCGAGACCGCCGAGCAGGCCCAGCAGCCCGAAGGCATCTCGCCTGGCAAGCCGGGCCGAAAGCTGGGGCCGATCGCCGACAGTGTCGGCAGCGCCCACCGGGCATGGCTGAAGCCGCTGCGCAAAAGCTTTCTGCGCAGCGGACAGACCATCAGCGACCTGAGCGCCCGTACGGGCTGGGCGAAGTCCAAGATCTCCGAACTGCTGCGCGGCACTGGCCTGTATCTGAGGTGGGAGATCACCTACAGCCTGCTGCAGGAGCTGAACATCCCGGCTTGGCCCATGCGTCGCCTGTGGTCTGCGGCCGTACTTGAAGCGCAGAAGAAGCCGGACTGGATCGACCGGTGCATATACAGGCAGGTGCTGTCGACCGGCTCCGACCGCCCGCCGCTGGAGCACCGCGCTAGGCGGAGACGAAGAGTCGCATCAGGCCGTGACGGAGGCGTTCGACATTCTCTGGCTGTGCTGGGACGAGGCCCTGGCAAGTTCAGATGTCGTGAAGTTCGCCTGGTCTGTGTTCCGGCGCAGGGTGATGGCCCGTGCCCGTCACGTGGACGGTCGGCCCGAGTTCGTCATGGCCGCGTTCGACACCGTCACGCTCAGCACCCTGATAACTGACGAAGCACGGTTCGCGCAGGTCGAGGAAAGCATCGCGCTGTTCAAGACGATGAGCCGGCTGCCCGACCACCAGCTCGACGTCATGGTCCTGCGGCACCTGCGCGGCATGCCCACCTCCGCCGTGGCCGATGTCCTCGGCGTGCCGACCGCGGCTGTCCGCTCCGACGAACGGCATGCCCGGCACGCCCTGGAGATCGCCCTTGGCCCTGACAATGACTCCGAAGGGAACGCCCCATGACACGCATCGATGAACTCCTGGCCCGCGCTCTGCTCCTCGACGAACCCAGCCGGCCTAAGGACATCGTCCCCCGAACCGCAGTGGAGACGCCGCCGATGGGCAACGCGCCCGAAGCGGCACCCGGATCCGGCGGCAGGGACGCACTGGCCGCTGTGGCAGTACGTGATCTGCATGCTCTTTGCGAAGTTCTGGTCTCCCAGGCACCGGCAACGGCTCTGCAGGGATTTGTGACCGAGCAGCTCCCTGCTCCCCCAGGTGCCCGGGTGCTGGGCTGCGTCCTCCAGCTCGCCGACGCCGACGACGGCGCCCGCTCCTGGTGGCAGTACGCGGCCGGAGCGGGCGACAGAGCAGCTGCGTACTGCTTGTACCTGCATCACCTCTCACTCGGGGAGAGCGACGCGGCGGCATGGTGGTACCAGCAGACGCAGATCGACACCTGCCCGACGCCCGACCACACAGCCAAATCCGCACGCACGCAGGCCGAGAAGAGTTCGCATTCCCTGAAAGTCCCGGAACCGATCAAGAATCTCGATACCAGCACTCCCACCGTGCTGCGCGTCTTCAGGAACCTCATGAGGCGGGCTGACCGGCCCCGCACCGAAGTCGTCGACGCCTTGATGCACTACCTGCCGACCGCCGTCGCCGTCGGCTACGTCAACGACGAACCGGACATCGACCTGCCCTTGCCCGGCCCGGACTTCGCCGAACGCATCAGCGTGCTGCTTGCCGCAGCAAGCAGCATCAGTGGCGTCCCAGGGACAACTCGGCAGCGGGCCGCCGAGCCACCACTTCAAAGCCGCCAGGACCATCGAGCACACGAGGGCAGCCCTGAACACGAACGCTCGGAAGAGGCGACGGAGGAGGTGGTACGAGGATGCCGGTAATCAGAATCGCTATGACTCTGGTGCGCAATTCCGGGTGGGTGGTCAGGCTGTGAGTCGGTAGCTGAGGCGGGTGAGGTTGCTGGTGCGGCTGCGGTCCAGTGGATGCTCGGTCCAGTGGGCGTCTAGGCGGATGAGGTTGATCGCGGTGGCGGAGAAGGCGTGCTGGAGGCGGACTTTCGGCAGCCCGCGGTAGCGGGCCCGGCGGATGCCGGTGATGTCGAGTGCCTGTCGGGTAGCGGCGGCGCGTTGCCGCGCCGCCGCCCCCTGAGAACCGTGCGGGCGGGTTGGCCCCGCACACGGCTCAAGCAGGCCCTATGGCTCACGGGCGGGCAGAAGGCTGGGCCCCTTGCCGGTGGCGGTGACAAGCCGTTGTCGGCAGTGGGCGTGCAGGAGTTGGGCGGGTGGGGCGTCCGGTGTGCCCGGCCCGGTGATGACGATCGCCTTGCGGCTGATCGCTTTGCGGGTCGCCCGCAGCCACTGCTCCCACGCGATGGGGCTGGACGGCGGATGGTCAGCGTGCAGCAGAAGAGCCCCGCAGAGCGGACAGCGGCCGTTCTGGCGGTTGAGCAGGTGCCAGTCGGCCTTGTCGATCAGCGGGATCACGTCCTTGCGCCGCCGCCGGGCCCAGTACTCGGTCAGTGCCGGGTCATCCGGAGACGCCCCGAACTTGACGAGCTGGTGCCGGACGATCTTCGTCCACGCGAACTTGGTGAGGAACCGTCCGCTGCCGCGGTCTCCGAAGACCCACCGGTCACCCCGGCGGGGGTTGAACTCTCCGAAGTAGCGGTGCACGATCCAGTCCTTTGGCTTGTTCGCGTGTTCGTGCTTGGCCCACTTGTAGGCGAGCTGCCACACGTAGAAGTCCAGCGAGCTGAAGACCCTGCTGGACACCCCGATCCGGAAGTAGGCGGACCAGCCCCGGATGATCGGGTTGAGGGTCCTGATCACCGCCTCGGCATTGGACCCGCGCAGGTCCCACATCTCGGCGGCGAGCCGTTTCCGGATCCGTTTCACGGACGCCTTGCTGGGTTTGATCAGCAGTTTCCGGTTGCGATACAGCCGGACGTGGAAGCCCAGGAAGCAGAAGCCCTCGGTGAGGCGCACGATGCGCGTCTTGTCCTCGTTGAAGGCGAGCCCTCTGGGTTCCAGCCAGGCGGCGAGCCGCTGCTTGACCTCCTCGGCCTGCTCACGGCTGTGGCACATCGCCACCAGATCGTCTGCGTACCTCACCAGCACGGGGCTCTTGCGCATCACGCTCCCGGCGTGGATGCCGCTCGCGTGATACCGCACCCCGGCGGCCTCCTCCATTCCGTGCAGAGCCACGTTCATCAGCGCGGGGCTGATCACGCCCCCAACGCAATGGGCAACTTCTGCTTCGAGGTGACGCTCGGCTACCGGCGCTTGGAACTCCTTCCTCGCGCGGAGGGTAAGGAGCGTCACAATGGGTAGTAGGTTTGTGACATGGTGCGTGGTGATCGTGTCGATAGCGTCGAGTACGCCCGGCGGGTCAACGCCGCCGCGGATCTGGTCGGGGCGGGTGCGCCCGTGGCCGCAGCCGCCCGCACGTTGGCGAGTAGGTACGGGGTGTCGGTGCGTCAGGCACGCCGGTATCTGGAGCAGGCCATGGCCGCTGGACATCTCGAAGTCCCCGAGTCGAGCGTGGTGTTCACTGTCAAGCTGCCGGAATCGCTGGCAGGACAGATCCGCGCCCGTGCCCACGAGAGCGACCGGGCGATCTCCGCGGTGGTGGCCCAGGCCCTGGCCGAATTCCTTGAGCGGGGTGCCCCGGAGGGGCGGCCGGGCAGGTGAGCGGCCGGCCGGTGGAGGTGGAGGCGGTCTTCGACCGTCATGCGGCGGCGGACTTGTCCGCGGCCTATGCGGCGTTGGTTCCGCAGCGGCGGGCCCGGATACGGGATCGCCTGGAGCAGGCAGGAGTGAGCGATGACCAGCGTGGCGATCTACGCCCGGGTGTCCTCGGCCCGGCAGAAGAAGGACCAGACGATCAGCTCGCAGACCGCGGCCCTGCGCGCGCACGTCGCAGAACAGCGTCTTGAGCTGC
This region includes:
- a CDS encoding tetratricopeptide repeat protein encodes the protein MKQLTAKGISSWELGDHLPRSEAAGRLVQVLIERARARGVRPDDQNLTPGLLDENKWEAWWNAAQAQPQPTASAGSKSKSSPTALPPDVLRAAAETDAPAGLNNLPFRTDHFVGRAAEQEQLDSALSTTSAAQVVFGLGGVGKSTLAAHWAATRPHGCTPVRWITADSPANIRQGLVDLATALQPALVSAPTAEVLAEFALQWLASHRDWLLVLDNVEDPADIAPLLARAPGGRFLITTRRSSGWRGMTMPMCLGVLAPTESRSLLATGTHGEGDPDADGVQELCDELGHLPLAIEQAGAYITEAGLTPRAYLDLLANLPADMYRRGEEGRAVDQTIARIWHITLEHLTDTPLAGHVLRTLAWYAPDRIPRTLLESLGEQPAVHDAVRRLAAYSMITAAPDTVTVHRLVQAVARTPDPSDPHRHPHDISRALSDATAGLVSRSLDNGDDPTSWPAWRELVPHIDAIVDHAPPGTDTERTALVLNQTALFLAEQGLIARSTAYRQRALAARERIFPADHPHILTSRHNLACAFHAAGDLEKAIPLYKSTLEARERVLPVDHQHTLVSRNNLACCYHDEGDLEKAIPLYEQILQTQERVLSNAHIDTLTSRHNLACCYHDAGDPGKAILLCEQGLKDAEQALPIDHPLTLTLHRSLADVYRSKGDLEKAIHHYKQALAGRERVLRAGHSHTLASRKALADAHHAAGNLKEAIPLYEQNLADVERFLPVDHPVGTQLRFTLAGVYEEANNPERALALYERAFADAQKFLSDNHPDAQREALDGNPD
- a CDS encoding serine hydrolase domain-containing protein; its protein translation is MHTSTVPDNPAQRRVEEVLAELTGSGVEAGVQVAAWCDGELVVDAWAGTADVAEGRPMGPDTLVPAWSTGKGVAAALVAILVDQGVLAYDAPVARHWPRFGAAGKERITLGQVLGHMAGLPQLPADVTPERLLDLPAMADWIAGQRPRWEPGSAFGYHAWTYGVLLAEILRRATGRTCDQLLREELAGPLGIGDELLFHVPEHLASRVATCYDGGWAARLERMPPEAPFFDCVPHGVLPVAELGNRDDFRRTALPANGIMTARGAARLYAVLACGGELEGVRLLSAATLKEATTGWVSGVDRMMGTTCTMGGGFVIGDSGAKPVRPAGGFGHSGSGGSTAFADPAHRFSFALVKNRMTTPGLDARLTSEIRTALGIASN
- a CDS encoding ribbon-helix-helix protein, producing the protein MGKPTSIKTSEEVRDRLRVLAAERGTTITELLEELAGCELTEAEREQRAVEAARELGIEYTEHVQQAGQDAWARIRAHQGGAAA
- a CDS encoding group II intron maturase-specific domain-containing protein → MISPALMNVALHGMEEAAGVRYHASGIHAGSVMRKSPVLVRYADDLVAMCHSREQAEEVKQRLAAWLEPRGLAFNEDKTRIVRLTEGFCFLGFHVRLYRNRKLLIKPSKASVKRIRKRLAAEMWDLRGSNAEAVIRTLNPIIRGWSAYFRIGVSSRVFSSLDFYVWQLAYKWAKHEHANKPKDWIVHRYFGEFNPRRGDRWVFGDRGSGRFLTKFAWTKIVRHQLVKFGASPDDPALTEYWARRRRKDVIPLIDKADWHLLNRQNGRCPLCGALLLHADHPPSSPIAWEQWLRATRKAISRKAIVITGPGTPDAPPAQLLHAHCRQRLVTATGKGPSLLPAREP
- a CDS encoding sigma-70 family RNA polymerase sigma factor, giving the protein MTEAFDILWLCWDEALASSDVVKFAWSVFRRRVMARARHVDGRPEFVMAAFDTVTLSTLITDEARFAQVEESIALFKTMSRLPDHQLDVMVLRHLRGMPTSAVADVLGVPTAAVRSDERHARHALEIALGPDNDSEGNAP
- a CDS encoding transposase family protein, with the protein product MLVYPSSIDLSSHTLRYLTGQLRARQREIGTRWRRLPVGRQALLALAHLRCGDTYAQLAAGFRIGVATAYRYIREAVAVLAALAPTLAEAMKTMQTKAFVILDGTLLPIDRIAADTPYYSGKHKRHGMNVQVLTDPFARLLWASPALPGSTHDLTAARTHGIIDALVDADVKCWADKAYQGAGRPVRVPFRGRRLKRWKRRHNSTHARIRCLGEQAMATLKSWRLLRKLRCSTNRINDIVKAIVALHHAST